In Bacteriovorax stolpii, a single genomic region encodes these proteins:
- a CDS encoding TRAP transporter large permease, with protein MTGTVAALGIVFLAILGTPLFIIMSLAALVAFTFSGVEVSAVAQEFYRISSAPTLMTIPLFTFAGYLMAESKSPQRLLKLAETGLGWLPGGISIVALVVCAFFTAFTGASGVTIIALGGLIYPILMRDGYSEKYTLGMITASGSLGLLFPPSLPIILYGMVAKVDIDKLFKAGIVPGIVIMVVLSFWAVYNSPKHTGEKTNKFILKDFVAALKEAWLEALLPVAVLVGIYGGIVTVTEAAAFTALYIFIVEVFIYKDLDLFKDIPRVIVDSMSLVGGILLILCCALGFTNFLVDEEVPLKIFALMKEFLHDKYSFLLFLNIFLLIVGCLMDIFSAIIVVVPLIIPIANDFGVDPIHLAIIFLANLEIGYLTPPVGINLFIGSFRFNKPITTLYRASVPFLVLLIIALIIITYVPSLSLFWFK; from the coding sequence ATGACCGGTACCGTTGCGGCCTTAGGGATCGTCTTTCTCGCAATTCTTGGAACTCCACTTTTTATTATTATGTCACTTGCGGCCCTCGTGGCCTTTACGTTTTCTGGAGTAGAGGTTTCGGCCGTTGCTCAGGAATTTTATAGAATATCATCTGCGCCTACATTAATGACTATCCCACTGTTTACTTTTGCCGGGTATTTAATGGCCGAAAGTAAATCTCCTCAAAGACTTCTCAAACTGGCAGAAACCGGATTGGGCTGGCTCCCCGGCGGAATTTCTATTGTGGCCCTGGTTGTCTGTGCTTTTTTTACGGCCTTTACCGGAGCTTCAGGTGTAACAATCATTGCCTTGGGAGGATTGATTTATCCGATTCTTATGAGAGACGGGTATTCGGAAAAATACACCTTGGGAATGATTACTGCCTCTGGTTCCCTTGGATTACTTTTCCCACCATCACTTCCTATCATTCTTTATGGGATGGTTGCTAAAGTTGATATTGATAAGCTCTTTAAGGCCGGAATTGTTCCGGGTATTGTTATTATGGTCGTTCTTTCTTTTTGGGCAGTTTATAACAGCCCAAAACATACAGGGGAGAAGACTAATAAGTTTATTTTAAAAGACTTCGTTGCGGCCTTAAAAGAAGCATGGCTTGAAGCTTTACTACCAGTCGCTGTTCTCGTGGGGATTTATGGTGGAATTGTTACAGTGACGGAAGCGGCCGCTTTTACTGCACTATACATTTTTATCGTGGAAGTTTTTATTTATAAAGATCTCGATTTGTTTAAGGACATTCCGAGAGTCATTGTTGATTCGATGAGCTTGGTAGGGGGGATTCTTCTGATTCTCTGCTGTGCCCTTGGGTTTACGAACTTTCTGGTTGATGAAGAAGTCCCGCTTAAAATTTTTGCACTGATGAAAGAGTTTTTACATGATAAATACTCATTCCTTTTATTCCTGAATATTTTTCTTCTCATTGTCGGCTGTTTAATGGACATCTTCAGCGCCATCATTGTTGTAGTGCCATTGATTATCCCGATTGCGAATGATTTTGGTGTTGATCCAATTCACCTGGCAATCATTTTCCTGGCAAACCTGGAAATTGGTTATTTAACTCCGCCGGTTGGAATCAATCTTTTTATCGGCAGCTTCAGGTTTAATAAGCCAATCACGACTTTGTACCGCGCCTCTGTGCCTTTTTTAGTTTTACTGATTATTGCACTGATTATTATTACTTATGTACCTAGCTTGAGCTTGTTCTGGTTTAAATAG
- a CDS encoding TRAP transporter small permease — MFSLVKKCDNIVEKIATWLLVICVMSMLIFSSLSIVARWFHHNITWIDPFVRHLVFIGTFLGGVVATGKGTHIGIDIVGKFVESKGWHSAKTAISRIIMVSSMFVLLWLIKSGVDFTRVEMEFSKEEFWGIGSGYLVMIIPIGLAFLLVRFFLVFLLSFEAKKEGAL, encoded by the coding sequence ATGTTTAGCTTAGTGAAAAAATGCGACAACATTGTTGAAAAGATCGCAACTTGGTTGCTAGTTATTTGTGTAATGTCTATGTTAATTTTTAGCTCCCTGAGCATCGTGGCCAGGTGGTTTCATCATAATATTACATGGATTGATCCATTTGTAAGGCATTTGGTGTTTATTGGGACATTTCTTGGTGGTGTCGTTGCGACTGGAAAAGGGACACACATTGGAATTGATATTGTTGGTAAATTTGTAGAGAGCAAAGGGTGGCACTCTGCTAAAACGGCAATCAGTAGAATTATCATGGTGTCTTCAATGTTTGTTCTTCTTTGGTTGATTAAATCAGGTGTTGATTTCACTCGTGTTGAGATGGAATTTTCGAAAGAGGAATTTTGGGGGATTGGAAGCGGCTACCTGGTTATGATTATTCCAATAGGTCTGGCTTTCTTGTTAGTTAGATTTTTTTTAGTTTTCCTTTTAAGTTTTGAAGCAAAAAAAGAGGGGGCGCTATGA
- a CDS encoding Maf family protein: MGSDKYHLVLGSQSPRRKQLLSYINIPFQILTADLDEVSDETAPDRIAMDLASQKARAVMEKVSGIENPFIISSDTIVVLDGKLYGKPKDKDDARAILNELSDKTHQVITGVSFLFVEQATKKLREHLFFDSTEVTFTEISKELMDDYIATGESLDKAGAYGIQGASLTFISNLSGSYSNVVGFPLDKVVGELAIVLGENYRSQFL; this comes from the coding sequence ATGGGATCAGATAAATACCACCTTGTTCTTGGCTCACAAAGCCCGCGTAGAAAACAGCTTCTCTCTTACATCAACATTCCTTTTCAGATTTTAACAGCTGATTTGGATGAAGTGTCCGATGAAACTGCGCCCGATCGCATTGCGATGGATTTAGCTTCACAAAAAGCGCGCGCGGTTATGGAGAAGGTCTCTGGAATTGAAAATCCTTTCATCATTTCTTCCGACACCATCGTTGTCCTGGATGGAAAGCTTTACGGCAAACCAAAAGACAAAGACGATGCACGCGCTATTTTAAATGAGCTTTCCGATAAAACTCACCAGGTGATTACTGGAGTGAGTTTCCTGTTTGTTGAACAGGCCACGAAAAAACTTCGTGAGCATTTATTTTTTGATTCGACTGAAGTGACGTTTACAGAAATCTCAAAAGAGCTGATGGACGACTACATTGCGACGGGAGAGTCTTTGGATAAAGCAGGCGCCTACGGCATTCAGGGGGCAAGCTTAACATTCATTTCAAATCTCTCAGGGTCATATTCCAACGTAGTGGGTTTTCCCCTCGATAAAGTCGTAGGCGAGCTTGCAATTGTACTTGGTGAAAATTACCGAAGCCAGTTCCTTTAA
- a CDS encoding TRAP transporter TatT component family protein codes for MNKLRLAVTAITLGTLLSSCSTFNKMAVGGAGDLIYTSGNGVLHESNFDVFKDGLPGNLILIEGLLAQSPKNMDLLATLNKGYAGYAFAVNETHMYEEEWAELKSEEGKKQALFNYTRSLNFGLRYLKEKGIELNDIISRMNEPQGIHLLLDKKMGDDKRDLEIVLFTAQSLAVLVNIQKDNMGLVSQLPAAKGMFDWVCLKDPSINYGTCDIFYGAYEAGRPQMLGGNPAKGKEIFLKAIAKHPHNWLIRTSYMQFYLIPQNDEEGFKEQMLAMKGFHDEFQKYYIYDQNPKNESAWTRESGMRFYQTLSLKRYELMNRFQKQFF; via the coding sequence ATGAATAAGCTTCGTTTAGCAGTTACTGCAATCACACTGGGAACTCTTCTATCTTCATGTTCTACATTCAACAAAATGGCCGTCGGAGGAGCAGGGGATCTGATTTACACTTCAGGAAACGGCGTTTTACACGAATCAAACTTCGACGTTTTTAAAGATGGTCTGCCAGGCAACTTGATTTTAATCGAGGGACTTCTTGCTCAATCACCAAAAAATATGGACCTTTTGGCAACTCTGAATAAAGGGTATGCCGGTTATGCTTTTGCGGTGAATGAAACACATATGTACGAAGAAGAGTGGGCGGAACTAAAAAGCGAAGAAGGTAAAAAACAGGCGCTTTTTAATTACACCAGATCGCTTAATTTCGGGCTTCGTTACCTGAAAGAAAAAGGGATTGAATTAAACGATATCATCTCGCGCATGAATGAACCTCAAGGGATTCATCTTCTTTTAGATAAAAAAATGGGCGACGACAAAAGAGACCTGGAGATCGTTCTCTTTACGGCGCAATCACTGGCCGTATTGGTGAATATTCAAAAAGACAATATGGGATTAGTGTCTCAACTTCCTGCTGCTAAAGGAATGTTTGATTGGGTTTGTTTAAAAGATCCATCAATCAACTATGGGACGTGCGATATTTTCTATGGAGCTTATGAAGCGGGGCGCCCGCAAATGCTTGGTGGAAATCCGGCCAAAGGAAAAGAGATTTTCTTAAAGGCGATTGCCAAGCATCCACACAATTGGCTGATTAGAACAAGCTATATGCAGTTTTATTTGATTCCCCAAAACGATGAAGAAGGTTTCAAAGAGCAGATGCTGGCGATGAAAGGCTTCCATGATGAATTCCAAAAATATTACATCTACGACCAAAATCCAAAAAACGAATCAGCATGGACAAGAGAGTCGGGGATGAGATTTTATCAGACTCTCTCACTAAAACGTTATGAATTAATGAACCGCTTTCAAAAGCAATTTTTTTAA
- the dctP gene encoding TRAP transporter substrate-binding protein DctP has protein sequence MKTLLLSMTLFASMNLHAAIKVGVLAPEGTGWAKNIKKMATEIKDATKGNVELKIYYGGSQGDEQDVLRKIRIGQLQGGIFTGKTLGEINGDVRVMEVPFTFNHDRVKALKTLEAMTPFFNQKFEQNKFKNLATFEIGHVYFVTQKKVQDLNSIKSLKIWTWDGDPIVATLFESMNLIGVPLALPDVLASLSTGVVEAAYAPPIGIIALQWNTKVKYIVDFPISYSIGAFVITNSAWANISPADQKIVSDIAKKYEKEINSGNAKDNDDAMAAIKSQKIEFVKFSDSEIKVAQGYRATMIKKLTGKLFSAEALKKLEAEMAKK, from the coding sequence ATGAAAACACTTTTACTTTCAATGACTCTCTTTGCATCAATGAATCTTCATGCGGCCATTAAGGTTGGCGTTCTTGCTCCTGAAGGAACTGGATGGGCAAAGAACATCAAAAAGATGGCAACAGAAATTAAAGACGCAACTAAAGGCAACGTTGAACTAAAAATCTACTACGGTGGTTCTCAGGGAGACGAGCAGGATGTTTTGAGAAAAATTAGAATTGGTCAGTTACAGGGAGGAATTTTTACCGGAAAAACTCTGGGAGAAATTAATGGAGATGTCCGCGTAATGGAAGTTCCATTTACTTTTAACCACGACCGTGTGAAGGCCCTAAAAACGCTAGAGGCAATGACCCCATTTTTTAATCAGAAATTTGAGCAAAACAAGTTTAAGAACCTGGCAACATTTGAAATTGGACATGTTTATTTTGTTACTCAAAAAAAGGTGCAGGACTTAAATTCAATTAAGTCGCTCAAAATCTGGACTTGGGATGGTGATCCAATTGTTGCAACTCTATTTGAATCAATGAACCTCATCGGTGTGCCTCTTGCTCTTCCTGATGTATTGGCTTCTCTTTCTACAGGTGTCGTTGAAGCCGCTTATGCACCACCTATCGGGATTATCGCTCTTCAATGGAACACAAAAGTAAAATACATTGTTGATTTTCCAATTTCATATTCAATTGGTGCTTTTGTTATCACTAACTCTGCATGGGCGAACATCTCTCCTGCTGATCAGAAGATTGTGTCAGATATTGCAAAAAAATATGAAAAAGAAATTAACTCTGGAAACGCTAAAGACAATGATGATGCAATGGCCGCCATTAAGTCTCAGAAGATTGAATTTGTGAAATTTAGTGACTCAGAAATCAAGGTTGCTCAAGGTTATAGAGCGACTATGATTAAGAAACTGACTGGTAAGCTATTTTCTGCAGAAGCTCTAAAAAAACTAGAAGCAGAAATGGCCAAAAAATAA